A region of Streptomyces cinnamoneus DNA encodes the following proteins:
- the fhuB gene encoding Fe(3+)-hydroxamate ABC transporter permease FhuB: MTVSHVDPGAKAVADEALPAPSGGRRPLLLASASLVLAVLVLAALSLSVGAGEVGPGDVLDYLLGRDGARADTRLALVVGDLRIPRTLTALLVGAALGTSGSLLQAVTRNPLAETGLLGVNAGASLGVVTGIAFLGVTSGYGHLLWAFGGAVAASGLVLLIAGRRGGGSPMRLVLAGSALGATFGGVTSVVIVNSAETYDRFRFWVLGSLAGVEGYSELKSLLPVLALGFLVALLVARPLSALALGDDLARGLGHRPSVIRVVVAVAVTLLTASAVALVGPVSFLGLLAGFLARAVTGPRLTAQILLAGLVGAGVLTGADVLARVVSRPFEAPVSVIIALVGAPVLIGIVRSKRLGAMGMTDPATEESAKPARRLLPRLGTPRTADAGAADTDSLVLRRGTLSVLLPRRAALAALFLAALLVTAVVLSAYAGQSEMSLSRTFNAVFGSGDRFDVLLVQKFRLGRIVAGLTAGAALGLAGCLTQTLARNRLATPELLGVNDGATAAVLLSTTLTGTFGAWWAGPVGALAAVLVVTTVSGGLGQRGYRVLVVGLAMSALASAVTQVVLSRRSLNAASSLYVWTSGSLNGRGYSVATPVLIGLAVLVPLALVVARQLNVLRFDDSTASSLGVAPGRVRLVCLLLSVGLAGLAVGICGPVGFVALASPVIAGRLAGPLRVPVVGSMLTGAVLIVLADTVGRIVFDGVEVPVGIVTTVLGGPFLLWVLLGRSAATRV; the protein is encoded by the coding sequence ATGACTGTGTCGCACGTGGACCCCGGGGCGAAGGCCGTCGCCGACGAGGCACTACCGGCCCCATCCGGGGGCCGCCGGCCCCTCCTTCTCGCCTCGGCCTCCCTGGTGCTCGCGGTCCTCGTGCTCGCCGCCCTCTCCCTGTCCGTCGGAGCGGGTGAGGTCGGCCCCGGCGACGTCCTGGACTACCTCCTCGGACGCGACGGCGCCCGCGCCGACACCCGGCTGGCCCTGGTCGTGGGAGACCTGCGCATCCCCCGGACGCTGACCGCGCTGCTCGTCGGCGCGGCCCTGGGCACCTCCGGCAGCCTCCTCCAGGCCGTCACCCGCAACCCCCTCGCCGAGACGGGCCTGCTCGGCGTCAACGCCGGCGCCTCGCTCGGCGTCGTCACCGGCATCGCCTTCCTGGGGGTGACGAGCGGCTACGGGCACCTGCTGTGGGCGTTCGGCGGCGCCGTCGCCGCCAGCGGGCTCGTCCTGCTCATCGCGGGCCGCCGGGGCGGTGGTTCACCGATGCGCCTGGTCCTGGCCGGGTCCGCACTCGGCGCCACGTTCGGCGGCGTCACCAGCGTCGTCATCGTCAACTCCGCCGAGACCTACGACCGCTTCCGCTTCTGGGTCCTCGGCTCGCTCGCGGGCGTCGAGGGCTACTCCGAACTGAAGAGCCTGCTGCCGGTCCTCGCCCTGGGCTTCCTCGTGGCCCTGCTCGTCGCGCGGCCGCTGTCCGCCCTCGCCCTCGGCGACGACCTCGCCCGCGGACTCGGCCACCGGCCCTCGGTCATCCGCGTGGTCGTCGCCGTGGCCGTCACCCTGCTCACCGCCTCGGCGGTGGCGCTGGTGGGGCCCGTCTCCTTCCTGGGCCTGCTCGCGGGCTTCCTCGCCCGCGCCGTCACCGGCCCCCGGCTCACCGCCCAGATCCTCCTCGCCGGACTCGTCGGCGCGGGCGTGCTGACCGGGGCCGACGTCCTCGCCCGGGTGGTCTCCCGCCCCTTCGAGGCGCCGGTCTCCGTCATCATCGCCCTCGTCGGCGCCCCGGTCCTCATCGGCATCGTCCGCTCCAAGCGGCTCGGCGCGATGGGCATGACCGACCCCGCCACGGAGGAGAGCGCCAAGCCCGCCCGGCGGCTCCTCCCCCGGCTGGGGACGCCCCGCACGGCGGACGCCGGGGCCGCGGACACCGACAGCCTGGTCCTGCGGCGCGGCACCCTGTCGGTGCTGCTGCCGCGCCGTGCCGCACTGGCGGCCCTGTTCCTGGCCGCCCTGCTCGTGACCGCCGTGGTGCTCTCCGCCTACGCCGGTCAGAGCGAGATGAGCCTGAGCCGCACGTTCAACGCCGTCTTCGGCTCCGGCGACCGCTTCGACGTCCTGCTCGTGCAGAAGTTCCGGCTCGGCCGGATCGTCGCCGGGCTCACCGCCGGCGCGGCCCTCGGGCTCGCCGGCTGCCTCACCCAGACCCTCGCCCGCAACCGCCTCGCCACGCCCGAACTGCTGGGCGTCAACGACGGCGCCACCGCCGCCGTGCTGCTGTCGACGACACTCACCGGCACGTTCGGGGCCTGGTGGGCGGGCCCGGTCGGCGCGCTCGCGGCCGTCCTCGTCGTCACCACGGTCTCCGGCGGCCTCGGCCAGCGCGGCTACCGCGTCCTCGTGGTGGGGCTCGCCATGTCGGCGCTCGCCTCCGCCGTCACCCAGGTCGTGCTCTCCCGCCGCTCGCTCAACGCGGCCAGTTCGCTCTACGTCTGGACCTCCGGCAGCCTCAACGGGCGCGGCTACTCGGTGGCCACGCCGGTGCTCATCGGCCTGGCGGTGCTGGTGCCGCTCGCGCTCGTCGTCGCCCGGCAGCTGAACGTGCTGCGCTTCGACGACTCCACGGCGTCCTCGCTGGGCGTCGCGCCGGGGCGGGTGCGGCTGGTGTGCCTGCTGCTGTCGGTGGGGCTTGCGGGACTGGCCGTGGGCATCTGCGGGCCGGTGGGCTTCGTGGCGCTCGCCTCCCCCGTCATCGCGGGGCGGCTGGCGGGGCCGCTGCGGGTGCCGGTGGTGGGTTCGATGCTCACGGGGGCCGTGCTCATCGTCCTGGCGGACACGGTGGGGCGGATCGTCTTCGACGGCGTCGAGGTGCCGGTCGGCATCGTGACGACCGTGCTCGGCGGACCGTTCCTGCTGTGGGTCCTGCTGGGACGGTCGGCGGCGACGCGGGTGTGA
- a CDS encoding SDR family oxidoreductase, producing MPSHTLKDKVVVIGGASRNLGSLIAREVAADGANVVVHYNAPSSKEGAEQTAEAVKAAGGDAVVHEADLTKVSEVEGLFEVAEGAFGKVDCVVNTAGMVIKKPMAEVTEAEYDRMFAVNSKAAYFMMQQAARRVEDGGKIITIVTSLLAAYTGLYSVYAGSKAPVEHFTRALSKELFGRNVSVNNIAPGPMDTGFFYPAETDDSIAYHKSSAMNGELTKIEDIVPYVKFLLTDGWWLNGQTLFVNGGYTTR from the coding sequence ATGCCCAGCCACACCCTCAAGGACAAGGTCGTCGTCATCGGCGGCGCCTCGCGCAACCTCGGCAGCCTCATCGCCCGGGAGGTCGCCGCCGACGGCGCCAACGTCGTCGTCCACTACAACGCGCCCTCCTCCAAGGAGGGGGCGGAGCAGACCGCCGAGGCGGTCAAGGCCGCGGGCGGCGACGCGGTCGTCCACGAGGCCGACCTGACGAAGGTCTCCGAGGTCGAGGGGCTCTTCGAGGTCGCCGAGGGAGCCTTCGGCAAGGTCGACTGCGTGGTGAACACCGCCGGCATGGTCATCAAGAAACCCATGGCCGAGGTCACCGAGGCGGAGTACGACAGGATGTTCGCCGTCAACTCCAAGGCGGCGTACTTCATGATGCAGCAGGCGGCCAGACGGGTGGAGGACGGCGGCAAGATCATCACCATCGTGACCTCGCTGCTCGCCGCCTACACCGGCCTGTACTCCGTCTACGCGGGCAGCAAGGCCCCGGTCGAGCACTTCACCCGCGCCCTGTCCAAGGAGCTGTTCGGCCGCAACGTCTCCGTCAACAACATCGCGCCCGGCCCCATGGACACCGGGTTCTTCTACCCGGCCGAGACCGACGACTCGATCGCCTACCACAAGTCCTCGGCGATGAACGGCGAACTCACCAAGATCGAGGACATCGTGCCCTACGTGAAGTTCCTGCTCACCGACGGCTGGTGGCTCAACGGCCAGACCCTCTTCGTCAACGGCGGCTACACCACCCGCTGA
- a CDS encoding isoaspartyl peptidase/L-asparaginase family protein yields the protein MRPLSRPWTVPALALLVAAAAALPGLPQRPAGHAQAAAATAARTATDGGPRPEAHDVVLAVHGGAGSALRREDTDARTERAYRDGLADALRAGQRVLRRGGDSVSAVEEAVRALEDNPLFNAGKGAVFTEDAGHELDASIMRGSDLRAGAVTGVRHVRNPVSAARLVMERTPHVLLAGEAADTFAVRQGLTPVTQDYFWTQQRWDELMRAKKARSGDGRRDAVVTGTVGAVAVDASRSLAAATSTGGMTNKMAGRVGDSPVVGAGTYAKNGNVAVSATGQGEVFLRGAAAATISHLVEFGGRDLAAAAYEVVVERLPRLGGKGGVIALDDRGTYAAPRSSDGMLHGYATADGRIVTKVFPDE from the coding sequence ATGCGCCCGCTGTCGAGACCCTGGACGGTCCCCGCCCTCGCCCTGCTCGTCGCCGCGGCCGCCGCGCTGCCCGGCCTGCCGCAGCGGCCCGCCGGCCACGCCCAGGCGGCCGCCGCGACGGCCGCCCGCACCGCGACGGACGGCGGCCCCCGGCCCGAGGCCCACGACGTCGTCCTCGCCGTGCACGGCGGCGCGGGAAGCGCCCTGCGCCGCGAGGACACCGACGCCCGCACCGAGCGCGCCTACCGCGACGGCCTCGCCGACGCCCTGCGCGCCGGGCAGCGCGTCCTGCGCCGGGGCGGCGACAGCGTGAGTGCCGTCGAGGAGGCCGTACGGGCCCTGGAGGACAACCCGCTCTTCAACGCCGGCAAGGGCGCGGTCTTCACCGAGGACGCGGGCCACGAACTCGACGCGTCGATCATGCGGGGTTCCGACCTCCGGGCCGGCGCGGTCACCGGGGTGCGCCACGTGCGCAACCCCGTCTCCGCCGCACGCCTGGTCATGGAGAGGACCCCGCACGTCCTGCTCGCGGGCGAGGCGGCCGACACCTTCGCCGTGCGACAGGGCCTCACCCCCGTCACCCAGGACTACTTCTGGACGCAACAGCGGTGGGACGAGCTGATGCGGGCCAAGAAGGCCCGCTCCGGGGACGGCCGGCGGGACGCAGTCGTCACGGGCACGGTCGGCGCGGTCGCCGTCGACGCGTCACGTTCCCTCGCCGCCGCCACCTCGACCGGAGGCATGACGAACAAGATGGCCGGGCGCGTCGGCGACTCGCCCGTCGTGGGAGCCGGTACGTACGCGAAGAACGGCAACGTGGCCGTCAGCGCCACCGGACAGGGCGAGGTCTTCCTCCGCGGCGCCGCCGCGGCCACGATCTCCCACCTCGTCGAGTTCGGCGGCCGGGACCTGGCCGCTGCCGCGTACGAGGTCGTGGTCGAGCGGCTGCCGAGGCTGGGCGGCAAGGGCGGGGTGATCGCGCTGGACGACCGGGGCACGTACGCGGCGCCGCGCAGCAGCGACGGCATGCTGCACGGCTACGCGACCGCGGACGGACGCATCGTCACCAAAGTGTTCCCCGACGAGTGA
- a CDS encoding YncE family protein, translated as MNSTDVNSSAIPARSGDVLAVVSQSGPTVTFFDALTHERLDVLEVPAQPHELLFDADRRLIYCTSAYVSGYYGANQGTARQVSVIDADARKIIDVLDTAPDHAPHGIALDRARDRLYVSVEATATAPGGVIVYDARTRERIGRIPVMADGPHWFAVTPDGRRGYSTNKEAPFVSVLDLERDEFAGRIEVPGSEGLDVSRDGAHVYVAAPHADFGAGPAARPGIRVIETATGEVVRTLPTEGMVFPVHTTATGAVLAGELRMAGAGGGVLGRQTDGVLTVFSPGTLEPAGHVQVGVFPLTITSSPDGKVGYVANVVSSTVTVVDLERLAVLTTLEVDRLGEPGAHGLAYIPAAHA; from the coding sequence ATGAACTCCACCGACGTGAACTCCTCGGCCATCCCTGCCCGCTCCGGCGACGTCCTGGCCGTCGTCAGCCAGAGCGGCCCGACCGTCACCTTCTTCGACGCCCTCACCCACGAGCGGCTGGACGTCCTCGAAGTGCCCGCCCAGCCCCACGAGTTGCTCTTCGACGCCGACCGTCGGCTGATCTACTGCACCAGCGCCTACGTTTCCGGCTACTACGGCGCGAACCAGGGCACCGCCCGGCAGGTCAGCGTCATCGACGCCGACGCCCGCAAGATCATCGACGTCCTCGACACCGCGCCGGACCACGCGCCCCACGGCATCGCCCTGGACCGCGCACGGGACCGGCTGTACGTCAGCGTCGAGGCCACCGCGACCGCTCCCGGCGGTGTGATCGTCTACGACGCCCGCACCCGGGAGCGGATCGGCAGGATCCCCGTCATGGCCGACGGGCCGCACTGGTTCGCCGTCACCCCGGACGGCCGCCGTGGCTACTCCACCAACAAGGAGGCGCCGTTCGTCTCCGTCCTCGACCTCGAACGCGACGAGTTCGCCGGCCGGATCGAGGTGCCGGGGAGCGAGGGGCTGGACGTCTCGCGCGACGGCGCCCACGTCTACGTCGCCGCGCCGCACGCCGACTTCGGCGCGGGGCCGGCGGCCCGGCCGGGCATCCGGGTGATCGAGACCGCCACGGGCGAGGTCGTGCGGACCCTGCCCACCGAAGGGATGGTCTTCCCCGTGCACACCACGGCCACCGGGGCGGTCCTCGCCGGAGAGCTGCGCATGGCGGGGGCAGGGGGAGGCGTGCTGGGCCGGCAGACCGACGGCGTCCTCACGGTCTTCTCGCCCGGCACCCTGGAGCCGGCCGGCCACGTGCAGGTCGGGGTCTTCCCGCTCACCATCACCTCCTCGCCCGACGGCAAGGTGGGCTACGTCGCGAACGTCGTGTCCAGCACCGTGACCGTGGTCGACCTCGAGCGCCTCGCCGTGCTCACCACCCTTGAGGTCGACCGACTGGGCGAACCGGGGGCCCACGGCCTGGCGTACATCCCCGCCGCCCACGCCTGA